The Clarias gariepinus isolate MV-2021 ecotype Netherlands chromosome 4, CGAR_prim_01v2, whole genome shotgun sequence genome window below encodes:
- the mrps15 gene encoding 28S ribosomal protein S15, mitochondrial, which yields MFFKYSLKSTAAIRAWNAVSGVRRGSVPLGQCSSWGQRSVYFTWMPTRSAERNVTCINQSVRQYGRAVQKKPEFQSQLEDLAPSMLKLEYASVPLAHTVDDVVKKLLSLELANHSERLHLKEEQLIAKVQRHENDRNSTEVKVAMLTARIRNFQEHLQKHPKDKANKRWMLMSIDRRKKLLKYLRRSRYDAFEKVCAELGITYTFPPEYYRRATRRWLAKKALCIKVFKEVQKQKAEKKEKALAQKKTRSSDTSSIPTETQGTPV from the exons ATGTTTTTCAAATATAGCCTAAAATCAACGGCGGCAATACGAGCATGGAATGCAGTCTCGGGTGTGAGACGTGGCAGTGTTCCGCTCGGTCAGTGCAGCTCTTGGGGACAGCGCAGTGTTTATTTCACCTGGATGCCGACTCGCTCAGCTGAAC GTAATGTAACTTGTATAAACCAATCAGTGAGACAGTATGGTCGAGCTGTACAAAAAAAGCCAG AATTTCAGAGTCAACTAGAAGACCTggcaccatcaatgctgaaaCTTGAATATGCTTCTGTTCCACTGGCTCACAC GGTTGATGACGTGGTAAAGAAGCTTCTCTCACTGGAACTTGCAAATCAT AGTGAGAGATTGCACCTGAAAGAGGAACAGCTGATTGCGAAGGTCCAGAGGCATGAAAATGATCGAAACTCAACAGAGGTTAAGG TGGCAATGTTGACAGCACGTATACGCAACTTTCAGGAGCATTTACAGAAGCACCCTAAG GACAAAGCTAACAAGCGATGGATGTTGATGAGCATTGATCGTAGGAAGAAATTGCTCAAATACTTGAGAAGGTCACGATATGATGCTTTTGAGAAGGTATGTGCAGAGCTGGGGATCACGTACACTTTTCCTCCAGAGTACTACAGACGGGCTACTCGACGTTGGCTGGCTAAGAAAGCCCTCTGCATCAAG GTCTTCAAAGAGGTACAGAAACAAAAGgcagagaagaaagagaaagctcTTGCTCAGAAGAAGACTAGGAGCTCGGACACAAGTTCTATCCCAACAGAAACCCAGGGGACTCCTGTATAA